In Flavobacterium cerinum, one genomic interval encodes:
- a CDS encoding LysE family transporter, whose translation MPLILGFTVASIGITPPGLLNMTAAKLSVRDGRSKAMMFALGATLTVLFQTYLAVLFAKFIDRNPEIINLLQEIGLGIFVLLTIYFFTIANKPKKPEAELKMKSRTSRFFLGMLLSALNLFPIPYYVFVSVWLSRNGYFFFNQSYISLFVLGAVLGSFLVFYFYIVFFKKKENGKPSFLMNNINYIIGSITGLVSVVTLIKLINNHLG comes from the coding sequence ATGCCCCTTATACTTGGTTTTACCGTTGCGTCGATCGGAATTACTCCGCCCGGCTTGCTAAATATGACGGCCGCAAAACTAAGTGTTAGAGATGGCAGAAGTAAAGCCATGATGTTTGCATTGGGAGCGACATTGACCGTTCTTTTTCAAACTTATCTGGCTGTTTTATTTGCAAAATTTATCGACAGAAATCCGGAGATCATCAACCTGTTACAGGAAATCGGTCTCGGGATTTTTGTTTTGCTAACGATCTATTTCTTTACGATCGCCAATAAACCGAAAAAACCGGAAGCAGAACTTAAAATGAAAAGCCGGACCAGTCGCTTCTTTTTAGGAATGCTATTGTCGGCACTTAATCTTTTTCCGATACCCTATTATGTATTTGTAAGCGTATGGCTTTCGCGAAACGGCTATTTTTTCTTTAATCAATCGTATATCTCACTGTTTGTGTTAGGTGCCGTACTAGGATCTTTTTTGGTATTTTACTTTTATATCGTCTTTTTTAAAAAGAAAGAAAACGGGAAACCGTCTTTTCTGATGAACAATATCAACTACATTATCGGCTCTATAACCGGATTGGTGTCTGTCGTTACGTTAATCAAACTGATCAATAATCATTTAGGATAA
- a CDS encoding MGMT family protein, whose translation MKAENENFFEKVYTIVRQIPYGRVTSYGAIAKALGAARSARMVGWAMNAAHGKDDVPAHRVVNRTGMLTGKHHFEGTNLMQQLLESEGVKVKNNQVVHFDKIFWQPEVML comes from the coding sequence ATGAAAGCCGAAAATGAGAATTTTTTCGAAAAAGTGTATACTATTGTCCGACAAATTCCCTACGGACGGGTAACTTCCTATGGCGCGATAGCCAAAGCTTTAGGAGCAGCGCGCTCAGCCCGGATGGTAGGATGGGCGATGAATGCCGCCCACGGAAAAGATGATGTACCGGCGCATCGTGTGGTAAACCGAACCGGAATGCTAACCGGAAAACATCACTTTGAAGGAACGAACCTAATGCAACAATTACTCGAAAGTGAGGGCGTTAAAGTGAAAAATAATCAGGTGGTTCATTTCGATAAAATATTCTGGC